The following are from one region of the Mangifera indica cultivar Alphonso chromosome 14, CATAS_Mindica_2.1, whole genome shotgun sequence genome:
- the LOC123195714 gene encoding uncharacterized protein LOC123195714 isoform X3 — translation MEKESTNLPLPQQPTPTIKSQHFSENSRMQNDLCFYCNKRGHWARFCPNKTPEKSSPSSSRGGPNRSSEYPSIDCPCGNGICRIFVSKTDENPGRSFYRCPVLGSGDCLFFKWCDEIKKEDTIVPPECPCGAGRCKKLIEVKEPNVGRSYFVCPIKKGFGACPFFEWADSQSSTEVNFCVDKSKGYGSPQSMCDSDKVFDVLNNDLQTKPGERMEVTVSNTNDSPNSEAVPTSSGQTNVLLKESHDSGRTSRILPENEHPSLCLTSQKENTVPNSTDRGTVMQEVESWNSIVQKDSVDHLLSQSTIHCRQMEFWRQISAAGGISTTNIIYQGLGLQVLGWLGRLAFFSPPRCLKDHTPRPFFCGAFPPYDHIYIPKDNVLNPEGPTFLADQCLFNNHNDNLSSPFSGQDLQLWNGDIQKPSSLKRSAITMEDDNVRSFVASLISKSLEKMVQHIQNQLVIMILNSIDSSNHDCMTKAAHTFLPLLDRMPVDNDAFSGHVKDFIDSAKRLSAIEQANCNEKSMQECSELYNCEKVHFDDISTVHEKAVSEFTSCSTRLQSLKEEASHVRDMLRQIEDKLLCCEAETSKLETHLDRINRDMLESKSRMQKAEEALKLCKQREEERCAAKAALEKAGIQLQKYVGV, via the exons ATGGAGAAGGAGTCAACAAATCTTCCTCTTCCACAACAGCCAACACCGACCATAAAATCGCAGCATTTTTCTGAGAATAGTAGAATGCAAAACGATTTATGCTTTTACTGTAACAAGCGGGGTCACTGGGCAAGATTTTGCCCAAACAAAACACCGGAGAAGTCGTCACCCTCCTCCAGTCGCGGTGGACCTAACAGGAGTTCTGAATATCCCTCGATCGACTGTCCATGTGGCAATGGAATTTGCCgcatttttgtttctaaaaccGATGAGAACCCTGGTAGGAGCTTCTACAGGTGCCCTGTACTG GGAAGTGGGGACTGTCTTTTTTTTAAGTGGTGTGACGAGATTAAGAAAGAAGATACAATAGTCCCTCCTGAATGTCCTTGTGGTGCAGGAAGATGTAAGAAATTGATTGAAGTTAAAGAACCCAACGTGGGTCGCAGCTATTTCGTTTGCCCTATAAAAAAG GGATTTGGGGCATGTCCATTCTTTGAATGGGCAGATAGTCAATCATCTACAGAAGTAAATTTCTGTGTAGACAAAAGCAAAGGCTATGGCTCGCCACAATCTATGTGTGATAGCGACAAGGTTTTTGATGTTCTGAACAATGATTTACAAACTAAGCCGGGTGAGAGGATGGAAGTCACTGTGTCTAACACCAATGATTCACCAAATTCTGAGGCTGTGCCTACATCTTCTGGTCAAACTAATGTACTGTTGAAGGAGAGCCATGATTCTGGTAGGACATCAAGAATTTTGCCTGAAAATGAACATCCATCACTATGTTTGACCTCACAAAAAGAAAATACTGTACCCAATTCTACCGACAGGGGTACAGTCATGCAGGAGGTAGAGTCATGGAATTCCATAGTTCAGAAAGATTCAGTGGATCATCTATTGTCACAGTCTACGATTCATTGCCGACAGATGGAGTTTTGGAGGCAGATTTCTGCTGCTGGGGGCATTTCAACCACAA ATATTATATATCAAGGCTTGGGTCTCCAAGTGCTGGGCTGGTTGGGCAGGCTTGCTTTTTTTTCTCCTCCACGATGTTTAAAAGATCACACTCCCAGGCCTTTCTTTTGTG GTGCATTTCCTCCATATGATCACATCTACATTCCTAAAGACAATGTGCTTAATCCTGAAGGCCCGACTTTCTTGGCAGACCAGTGCCTTTTTAATAATCACAATGACAATTTATCATCACCATTTTCTGGACAAGATCTTCAGCTTTGGAATGGTGATATTCAGAAGCCATCAAGCCTTAAACGATCTGCCATTACAATGGAGGATGACAACGTTAGAAGTTTTGTAgcaagtttaatttcaaaatctcttGAGAAGATGGTTCAGCATATTCAGAATCAACTTGTCATCATGATCCTGAACTCAATCGATTCATCTAATCATGATTGCATGACAAAAGCTGCACACACATTTTTACCTCTTCTAGATCGCATGCCAGTTGACAATGATGCATTTTCTGGTCATGTTAAGGACTTCATTGATTCAGCAAAAAGACTTTCTGCCATAGAGCAGGCGAACTGCAATGAAAAGTCCATGCAAGAGTGCAGTGAGCTTTACAACTGTGAAAAAGTTCACTTTGATGATATTTCTACTGTCCATGAGAAGGCCGTGTCTGAATTTACTTCTTGCAGTACACGACTTCAGTCACTTAAAGAAGAGGCTTCACATGTTAGGGACATGCTTCGTCAAATTGAGGACAAGTTGTTGTGTTGTGAAGCAGAGACTTCAAAACTGGAGACTCATTTAGATAGGATTAATAGAGACATGCTGGAGTCCAAGAGTCGCATGCAAAAAGCGGAAGAAGCTTTGAAACTTTGCAAGCAAAGAGAAGAGGAGCGATGTGCAGCGAAGGCCGCATTGGAGAAGGCAGGAATTCAACTTCAAAA ATATGTTGGAGTATGA
- the LOC123196952 gene encoding histidine biosynthesis bifunctional protein hisIE, chloroplastic isoform X4, producing the protein MAVAHFPCIQFTRVTPKGSCVFSVGNYSRSNYKRRYLVLASATKLEENFGQSKVETLLNSIKWNEKGLAVAIAQNVDTGAILMQGFVNRDALATTISSRKATFYSRSRSTLWTKGETSNNFVNVHDIFLDCDRDSIIYLGKPDGPTCHTGAETCYFTSVTDILNDQQAEENKLALTTLYSLESTISQRKAELAAPQNGKPSWTKRLLLDQNLLCSKIREEADELCRTLEENEDKSRTASEMGDVLYHALVLLALKDVKTEDVLAVLRHRFSQSGIEEKKSRKSHS; encoded by the exons ATGGCGGTTGCACACTTTCCATGTATTCAATTTACAAGAGTTACCCCTAAGGGTAGCTGCGTATTTTCGGTTGGTAATTACAGCAGAAGCAActataagagaagatatctggTTCTTGCTTCTGCAACGAAATTAGAGGAAAATTTTGGACAATCTAAG GTTGAGACTTTGTTGAACAGTATAAAATGGAATGAGAAAGGTCTGGCAGTGGCTATAGCTCAAAATGTTGACACTGGAGCCATATTAATGCAAGGCTTTGTGAACAGGGATGCACTAGCTACAACAATTTCCTCTCGGAAAGCAACATTCTATAGTCGGTCACGGTCAACATTGTGGACGAAGGGAGAGACCTCTAACAATTTCGTCAATGTTCATGATATCTTTCTTGATTGTGATCGTGATTCT ATAATTTATCTTGGGAAACCTGATGGACCTACCTGCCACACCGGGGCAGAAACTTGTTACTTTACATCAGTTACCGATATATTAAATGATCAGCAG GCTGAAGAAAATAAGTTGGCATTGACTACTTTGTACTCACTGGAGTCTACAATTTCCCAGCGCAAAGCAGAGTTAGCGGCTCCTCAAAATGGAAAACCCTCGTGGACCAAACGATTATTACTTGATCAAAACTTGTTATGCTCCAAAATCCG GGAAGAAGCAGACGAATTATGTCGAACGCTGGAGGAGAACGAGGACAAGTCACGGACTGCCTCAGAAATGGGAGATGTACTCTATCATGCCCTGGTTCTGCTAGCACTTAAAGATGTGAAAACAGAAGATGTCTTAGCAGTTCTCCGGCACAGATTTTCACAATCAGGTATTGAGGAAAAGAAAAGTCGCAAATCACACAGTTAG
- the LOC123196898 gene encoding chalcone synthase 2, with product MATVSVEEIRNAQRAKGPATILAIGTATPANCVNQADYPDYYFRITKSEHMTELKEKFQRMCDKSLIKKRYLHLTEDILKENPNMCAYMAPSLDARQDIVVVEVPKLGKEAAAKAIKEWGQPKSKITHLIFCTTSGVDMPGADYQLTKLLGLRPSVKRFMMYQQGCFAGGTVLRLAKDLAENNKGARVLVVCSEITAVTFRGPTDTHLDSLVGQALFGDGAGALIVGSDPDTSIERPLYQLISAAQTILPDSNGAIDGHLREVGLTFHLLKDVPGLISKNIEKSLVEAFTPIGINDWNSIFWIAHPGGPAILDQVELKLGLKEEKLRATRQILSDYGNMSSACVLFILDEMRKKCIEEGKTTTGEGLDWGVLFGFGPGLTVETVVLHSVPLPPAAAH from the exons ATGGCAACCGTATCCGTTGAGGAGATTAGAAATGCCCAGAGGGCTAAGGGCCCCGCCACCATCCTTGCCATTGGCACCGCCACACCAGCCAACTGTGTCAATCAGGCTGACTATCCTGACTATTACTTCCGGATCACTAAGAGCGAGCATATGACCGAGCTGAAAGAGAAGTTTCAGCGCATGT gtGACAAGTCCTTGATCAAGAAGCGCTACCTGCATCTAACCGAAGacattttgaaggaaaatccCAACATGTGTGCCTACATGGCTCCATCTCTCGACGCTCGCCAGGACATCGTGGTGGTGGAGGTTCCAAAGCTGGGCAAAGAAGCCGCAGCAAAGGCGATCAAAGAATGGGGGCAACCCAAATCGAAGATCACTCATCTCATCTTCTGCACAACCTCTGGTGTCGACATGCCCGGCGCTGACTACCAACTCACCAAACTCCTTGGTCTCCGTCCTTCCGTTAAGCGTTTCATGATGTACCAACAAGGCTGCTTCGCCGGCGGAACGGTGCTCCGTCTCGCCAAGGACTTGGCTGAGAACAACAAGGGCGCCCGTGTGCTCGTCGTGTGTTCTGAGATCACGGCTGTTACTTTCCGTGGTCCAACTGACACCCACTTGGACTCACTGGTAGGACAGGCACTTTTCGGTGACGGAGCAGGAGCACTGATCGTTGGCTCCGATCCCGATACATCAATTGAGCGTCCATTGTATCAGCTTATCTCAGCTGCACAGACCATTTTACCCGATTCGAACGGTGCTATTGATGGACATTTGCGCGAAGTTGGTCTCACATTTCATCTGCTGAAAGATGTTCCCGGGCTGATCTCCAAGAACATCGAGAAAAGCCTGGTTGAAGCATTCACTCCGATCGGCATTAACGACTGGAACTCAATTTTCTGGATTGCTCACCCCGGCGGCCCAGCAATTCTTGACCAGGTGGAGCTCAAACTGGGgctgaaagaagaaaaattgaggGCAACTCGACAAATTCTAAGTGATTACGGTAACATGTCAAGTGCATGTGTTTTGTTCATTCTGGATGAGATGAGAAAGAAGTGTATCGAAGAAGGCAAAACCACCACCGGTGAAGGCTTAGACTGGGGTGTTCTCTTCGGTTTCGGGCCTGGTCTCACCGTCGAGACCGTCGTTTTGCACAGTGTCCCTCTACCTCCGGCCGCCGCCCACTGA
- the LOC123195714 gene encoding uncharacterized protein LOC123195714 isoform X2, whose product MEKESTNLPLPQQPTPTIKSQHFSENSRMQNDLCFYCNKRGHWARFCPNKTPEKSSPSSSRGGPNRSSEYPSIDCPCGNGICRIFVSKTDENPGRSFYRCPVLGSGDCLFFKWCDEIKKEDTIVPPECPCGAGRCKKLIEVKEPNVGRSYFVCPIKKGFGACPFFEWADSQSSTEVNFCVDKSKGYGSPQSMCDSDKVFDVLNNDLQTKPGERMEVTVSNTNDSPNSEAVPTSSGQTNVLLKESHDSGRTSRILPENEHPSLCLTSQKENTVPNSTDRGTVMQEVESWNSIVQKDSVDHLLSQSTIHCRQMEFWRQISAAGGISTTNFSLEVTDIIYQGLGLQVLGWLGRLAFFSPPRCLKDHTPRPFFCGAFPPYDHIYIPKDNVLNPEGPTFLADQCLFNNHNDNLSSPFSGQDLQLWNGDIQKPSSLKRSAITMEDDNVRSFVASLISKSLEKMVQHIQNQLVIMILNSIDSSNHDCMTKAAHTFLPLLDRMPVDNDAFSGHVKDFIDSAKRLSAIEQANCNEKSMQECSELYNCEKVHFDDISTVHEKAVSEFTSCSTRLQSLKEEASHVRDMLRQIEDKLLCCEAETSKLETHLDRINRDMLESKSRMQKAEEALKLCKQREEERCAAKAALEKAGIQLQKYVGV is encoded by the exons ATGGAGAAGGAGTCAACAAATCTTCCTCTTCCACAACAGCCAACACCGACCATAAAATCGCAGCATTTTTCTGAGAATAGTAGAATGCAAAACGATTTATGCTTTTACTGTAACAAGCGGGGTCACTGGGCAAGATTTTGCCCAAACAAAACACCGGAGAAGTCGTCACCCTCCTCCAGTCGCGGTGGACCTAACAGGAGTTCTGAATATCCCTCGATCGACTGTCCATGTGGCAATGGAATTTGCCgcatttttgtttctaaaaccGATGAGAACCCTGGTAGGAGCTTCTACAGGTGCCCTGTACTG GGAAGTGGGGACTGTCTTTTTTTTAAGTGGTGTGACGAGATTAAGAAAGAAGATACAATAGTCCCTCCTGAATGTCCTTGTGGTGCAGGAAGATGTAAGAAATTGATTGAAGTTAAAGAACCCAACGTGGGTCGCAGCTATTTCGTTTGCCCTATAAAAAAG GGATTTGGGGCATGTCCATTCTTTGAATGGGCAGATAGTCAATCATCTACAGAAGTAAATTTCTGTGTAGACAAAAGCAAAGGCTATGGCTCGCCACAATCTATGTGTGATAGCGACAAGGTTTTTGATGTTCTGAACAATGATTTACAAACTAAGCCGGGTGAGAGGATGGAAGTCACTGTGTCTAACACCAATGATTCACCAAATTCTGAGGCTGTGCCTACATCTTCTGGTCAAACTAATGTACTGTTGAAGGAGAGCCATGATTCTGGTAGGACATCAAGAATTTTGCCTGAAAATGAACATCCATCACTATGTTTGACCTCACAAAAAGAAAATACTGTACCCAATTCTACCGACAGGGGTACAGTCATGCAGGAGGTAGAGTCATGGAATTCCATAGTTCAGAAAGATTCAGTGGATCATCTATTGTCACAGTCTACGATTCATTGCCGACAGATGGAGTTTTGGAGGCAGATTTCTGCTGCTGGGGGCATTTCAACCACAA ATTTTTCTTTGGAGGTAACAGATATTATATATCAAGGCTTGGGTCTCCAAGTGCTGGGCTGGTTGGGCAGGCTTGCTTTTTTTTCTCCTCCACGATGTTTAAAAGATCACACTCCCAGGCCTTTCTTTTGTG GTGCATTTCCTCCATATGATCACATCTACATTCCTAAAGACAATGTGCTTAATCCTGAAGGCCCGACTTTCTTGGCAGACCAGTGCCTTTTTAATAATCACAATGACAATTTATCATCACCATTTTCTGGACAAGATCTTCAGCTTTGGAATGGTGATATTCAGAAGCCATCAAGCCTTAAACGATCTGCCATTACAATGGAGGATGACAACGTTAGAAGTTTTGTAgcaagtttaatttcaaaatctcttGAGAAGATGGTTCAGCATATTCAGAATCAACTTGTCATCATGATCCTGAACTCAATCGATTCATCTAATCATGATTGCATGACAAAAGCTGCACACACATTTTTACCTCTTCTAGATCGCATGCCAGTTGACAATGATGCATTTTCTGGTCATGTTAAGGACTTCATTGATTCAGCAAAAAGACTTTCTGCCATAGAGCAGGCGAACTGCAATGAAAAGTCCATGCAAGAGTGCAGTGAGCTTTACAACTGTGAAAAAGTTCACTTTGATGATATTTCTACTGTCCATGAGAAGGCCGTGTCTGAATTTACTTCTTGCAGTACACGACTTCAGTCACTTAAAGAAGAGGCTTCACATGTTAGGGACATGCTTCGTCAAATTGAGGACAAGTTGTTGTGTTGTGAAGCAGAGACTTCAAAACTGGAGACTCATTTAGATAGGATTAATAGAGACATGCTGGAGTCCAAGAGTCGCATGCAAAAAGCGGAAGAAGCTTTGAAACTTTGCAAGCAAAGAGAAGAGGAGCGATGTGCAGCGAAGGCCGCATTGGAGAAGGCAGGAATTCAACTTCAAAA ATATGTTGGAGTATGA
- the LOC123196952 gene encoding histidine biosynthesis bifunctional protein hisIE, chloroplastic isoform X1, with protein sequence MAVAHFPCIQFTRVTPKGSCVFSVGNYSRSNYKRRYLVLASATKLEENFGQSKVETLLNSIKWNEKGLAVAIAQNVDTGAILMQGFVNRDALATTISSRKATFYSRSRSTLWTKGETSNNFVNVHDIFLDCDRDSIIYLGKPDGPTCHTGAETCYFTSVTDILNDQQQAEENKLALTTLYSLESTISQRKAELAAPQNGKPSWTKRLLLDQNLLCSKIRLMRYSGREEADELCRTLEENEDKSRTASEMGDVLYHALVLLALKDVKTEDVLAVLRHRFSQSGIEEKKSRKSHS encoded by the exons ATGGCGGTTGCACACTTTCCATGTATTCAATTTACAAGAGTTACCCCTAAGGGTAGCTGCGTATTTTCGGTTGGTAATTACAGCAGAAGCAActataagagaagatatctggTTCTTGCTTCTGCAACGAAATTAGAGGAAAATTTTGGACAATCTAAG GTTGAGACTTTGTTGAACAGTATAAAATGGAATGAGAAAGGTCTGGCAGTGGCTATAGCTCAAAATGTTGACACTGGAGCCATATTAATGCAAGGCTTTGTGAACAGGGATGCACTAGCTACAACAATTTCCTCTCGGAAAGCAACATTCTATAGTCGGTCACGGTCAACATTGTGGACGAAGGGAGAGACCTCTAACAATTTCGTCAATGTTCATGATATCTTTCTTGATTGTGATCGTGATTCT ATAATTTATCTTGGGAAACCTGATGGACCTACCTGCCACACCGGGGCAGAAACTTGTTACTTTACATCAGTTACCGATATATTAAATGATCAGCAG CAGGCTGAAGAAAATAAGTTGGCATTGACTACTTTGTACTCACTGGAGTCTACAATTTCCCAGCGCAAAGCAGAGTTAGCGGCTCCTCAAAATGGAAAACCCTCGTGGACCAAACGATTATTACTTGATCAAAACTTGTTATGCTCCAAAATCCG ATTGATGAGGTATTCTGGTAGGGAAGAAGCAGACGAATTATGTCGAACGCTGGAGGAGAACGAGGACAAGTCACGGACTGCCTCAGAAATGGGAGATGTACTCTATCATGCCCTGGTTCTGCTAGCACTTAAAGATGTGAAAACAGAAGATGTCTTAGCAGTTCTCCGGCACAGATTTTCACAATCAGGTATTGAGGAAAAGAAAAGTCGCAAATCACACAGTTAG
- the LOC123195714 gene encoding uncharacterized protein LOC123195714 isoform X1, which translates to MEKESTNLPLPQQPTPTIKSQHFSENSRMQNDLCFYCNKRGHWARFCPNKTPEKSSPSSSRGGPNRSSEYPSIDCPCGNGICRIFVSKTDENPGRSFYRCPVLGSGDCLFFKWCDEIKKEDTIVPPECPCGAGRCKKLIEVKEPNVGRSYFVCPIKKGFGACPFFEWADSQSSTEVNFCVDKSKGYGSPQSMCDSDKVFDVLNNDLQTKPGERMEVTVSNTNDSPNSEAVPTSSGQTNVLLKESHDSGRTSRILPENEHPSLCLTSQKENTVPNSTDRGTVMQEVESWNSIVQKDSVDHLLSQSTIHCRQMEFWRQISAAGGISTTIDFSLEVTDIIYQGLGLQVLGWLGRLAFFSPPRCLKDHTPRPFFCGAFPPYDHIYIPKDNVLNPEGPTFLADQCLFNNHNDNLSSPFSGQDLQLWNGDIQKPSSLKRSAITMEDDNVRSFVASLISKSLEKMVQHIQNQLVIMILNSIDSSNHDCMTKAAHTFLPLLDRMPVDNDAFSGHVKDFIDSAKRLSAIEQANCNEKSMQECSELYNCEKVHFDDISTVHEKAVSEFTSCSTRLQSLKEEASHVRDMLRQIEDKLLCCEAETSKLETHLDRINRDMLESKSRMQKAEEALKLCKQREEERCAAKAALEKAGIQLQKYVGV; encoded by the exons ATGGAGAAGGAGTCAACAAATCTTCCTCTTCCACAACAGCCAACACCGACCATAAAATCGCAGCATTTTTCTGAGAATAGTAGAATGCAAAACGATTTATGCTTTTACTGTAACAAGCGGGGTCACTGGGCAAGATTTTGCCCAAACAAAACACCGGAGAAGTCGTCACCCTCCTCCAGTCGCGGTGGACCTAACAGGAGTTCTGAATATCCCTCGATCGACTGTCCATGTGGCAATGGAATTTGCCgcatttttgtttctaaaaccGATGAGAACCCTGGTAGGAGCTTCTACAGGTGCCCTGTACTG GGAAGTGGGGACTGTCTTTTTTTTAAGTGGTGTGACGAGATTAAGAAAGAAGATACAATAGTCCCTCCTGAATGTCCTTGTGGTGCAGGAAGATGTAAGAAATTGATTGAAGTTAAAGAACCCAACGTGGGTCGCAGCTATTTCGTTTGCCCTATAAAAAAG GGATTTGGGGCATGTCCATTCTTTGAATGGGCAGATAGTCAATCATCTACAGAAGTAAATTTCTGTGTAGACAAAAGCAAAGGCTATGGCTCGCCACAATCTATGTGTGATAGCGACAAGGTTTTTGATGTTCTGAACAATGATTTACAAACTAAGCCGGGTGAGAGGATGGAAGTCACTGTGTCTAACACCAATGATTCACCAAATTCTGAGGCTGTGCCTACATCTTCTGGTCAAACTAATGTACTGTTGAAGGAGAGCCATGATTCTGGTAGGACATCAAGAATTTTGCCTGAAAATGAACATCCATCACTATGTTTGACCTCACAAAAAGAAAATACTGTACCCAATTCTACCGACAGGGGTACAGTCATGCAGGAGGTAGAGTCATGGAATTCCATAGTTCAGAAAGATTCAGTGGATCATCTATTGTCACAGTCTACGATTCATTGCCGACAGATGGAGTTTTGGAGGCAGATTTCTGCTGCTGGGGGCATTTCAACCACAA TAGATTTTTCTTTGGAGGTAACAGATATTATATATCAAGGCTTGGGTCTCCAAGTGCTGGGCTGGTTGGGCAGGCTTGCTTTTTTTTCTCCTCCACGATGTTTAAAAGATCACACTCCCAGGCCTTTCTTTTGTG GTGCATTTCCTCCATATGATCACATCTACATTCCTAAAGACAATGTGCTTAATCCTGAAGGCCCGACTTTCTTGGCAGACCAGTGCCTTTTTAATAATCACAATGACAATTTATCATCACCATTTTCTGGACAAGATCTTCAGCTTTGGAATGGTGATATTCAGAAGCCATCAAGCCTTAAACGATCTGCCATTACAATGGAGGATGACAACGTTAGAAGTTTTGTAgcaagtttaatttcaaaatctcttGAGAAGATGGTTCAGCATATTCAGAATCAACTTGTCATCATGATCCTGAACTCAATCGATTCATCTAATCATGATTGCATGACAAAAGCTGCACACACATTTTTACCTCTTCTAGATCGCATGCCAGTTGACAATGATGCATTTTCTGGTCATGTTAAGGACTTCATTGATTCAGCAAAAAGACTTTCTGCCATAGAGCAGGCGAACTGCAATGAAAAGTCCATGCAAGAGTGCAGTGAGCTTTACAACTGTGAAAAAGTTCACTTTGATGATATTTCTACTGTCCATGAGAAGGCCGTGTCTGAATTTACTTCTTGCAGTACACGACTTCAGTCACTTAAAGAAGAGGCTTCACATGTTAGGGACATGCTTCGTCAAATTGAGGACAAGTTGTTGTGTTGTGAAGCAGAGACTTCAAAACTGGAGACTCATTTAGATAGGATTAATAGAGACATGCTGGAGTCCAAGAGTCGCATGCAAAAAGCGGAAGAAGCTTTGAAACTTTGCAAGCAAAGAGAAGAGGAGCGATGTGCAGCGAAGGCCGCATTGGAGAAGGCAGGAATTCAACTTCAAAA ATATGTTGGAGTATGA
- the LOC123196952 gene encoding histidine biosynthesis bifunctional protein hisIE, chloroplastic isoform X3 produces MAVAHFPCIQFTRVTPKGSCVFSVGNYSRSNYKRRYLVLASATKLEENFGQSKVETLLNSIKWNEKGLAVAIAQNVDTGAILMQGFVNRDALATTISSRKATFYSRSRSTLWTKGETSNNFVNVHDIFLDCDRDSIIYLGKPDGPTCHTGAETCYFTSVTDILNDQQQAEENKLALTTLYSLESTISQRKAELAAPQNGKPSWTKRLLLDQNLLCSKIREEADELCRTLEENEDKSRTASEMGDVLYHALVLLALKDVKTEDVLAVLRHRFSQSGIEEKKSRKSHS; encoded by the exons ATGGCGGTTGCACACTTTCCATGTATTCAATTTACAAGAGTTACCCCTAAGGGTAGCTGCGTATTTTCGGTTGGTAATTACAGCAGAAGCAActataagagaagatatctggTTCTTGCTTCTGCAACGAAATTAGAGGAAAATTTTGGACAATCTAAG GTTGAGACTTTGTTGAACAGTATAAAATGGAATGAGAAAGGTCTGGCAGTGGCTATAGCTCAAAATGTTGACACTGGAGCCATATTAATGCAAGGCTTTGTGAACAGGGATGCACTAGCTACAACAATTTCCTCTCGGAAAGCAACATTCTATAGTCGGTCACGGTCAACATTGTGGACGAAGGGAGAGACCTCTAACAATTTCGTCAATGTTCATGATATCTTTCTTGATTGTGATCGTGATTCT ATAATTTATCTTGGGAAACCTGATGGACCTACCTGCCACACCGGGGCAGAAACTTGTTACTTTACATCAGTTACCGATATATTAAATGATCAGCAG CAGGCTGAAGAAAATAAGTTGGCATTGACTACTTTGTACTCACTGGAGTCTACAATTTCCCAGCGCAAAGCAGAGTTAGCGGCTCCTCAAAATGGAAAACCCTCGTGGACCAAACGATTATTACTTGATCAAAACTTGTTATGCTCCAAAATCCG GGAAGAAGCAGACGAATTATGTCGAACGCTGGAGGAGAACGAGGACAAGTCACGGACTGCCTCAGAAATGGGAGATGTACTCTATCATGCCCTGGTTCTGCTAGCACTTAAAGATGTGAAAACAGAAGATGTCTTAGCAGTTCTCCGGCACAGATTTTCACAATCAGGTATTGAGGAAAAGAAAAGTCGCAAATCACACAGTTAG
- the LOC123196952 gene encoding histidine biosynthesis bifunctional protein hisIE, chloroplastic isoform X2, translating into MAVAHFPCIQFTRVTPKGSCVFSVGNYSRSNYKRRYLVLASATKLEENFGQSKVETLLNSIKWNEKGLAVAIAQNVDTGAILMQGFVNRDALATTISSRKATFYSRSRSTLWTKGETSNNFVNVHDIFLDCDRDSIIYLGKPDGPTCHTGAETCYFTSVTDILNDQQAEENKLALTTLYSLESTISQRKAELAAPQNGKPSWTKRLLLDQNLLCSKIRLMRYSGREEADELCRTLEENEDKSRTASEMGDVLYHALVLLALKDVKTEDVLAVLRHRFSQSGIEEKKSRKSHS; encoded by the exons ATGGCGGTTGCACACTTTCCATGTATTCAATTTACAAGAGTTACCCCTAAGGGTAGCTGCGTATTTTCGGTTGGTAATTACAGCAGAAGCAActataagagaagatatctggTTCTTGCTTCTGCAACGAAATTAGAGGAAAATTTTGGACAATCTAAG GTTGAGACTTTGTTGAACAGTATAAAATGGAATGAGAAAGGTCTGGCAGTGGCTATAGCTCAAAATGTTGACACTGGAGCCATATTAATGCAAGGCTTTGTGAACAGGGATGCACTAGCTACAACAATTTCCTCTCGGAAAGCAACATTCTATAGTCGGTCACGGTCAACATTGTGGACGAAGGGAGAGACCTCTAACAATTTCGTCAATGTTCATGATATCTTTCTTGATTGTGATCGTGATTCT ATAATTTATCTTGGGAAACCTGATGGACCTACCTGCCACACCGGGGCAGAAACTTGTTACTTTACATCAGTTACCGATATATTAAATGATCAGCAG GCTGAAGAAAATAAGTTGGCATTGACTACTTTGTACTCACTGGAGTCTACAATTTCCCAGCGCAAAGCAGAGTTAGCGGCTCCTCAAAATGGAAAACCCTCGTGGACCAAACGATTATTACTTGATCAAAACTTGTTATGCTCCAAAATCCG ATTGATGAGGTATTCTGGTAGGGAAGAAGCAGACGAATTATGTCGAACGCTGGAGGAGAACGAGGACAAGTCACGGACTGCCTCAGAAATGGGAGATGTACTCTATCATGCCCTGGTTCTGCTAGCACTTAAAGATGTGAAAACAGAAGATGTCTTAGCAGTTCTCCGGCACAGATTTTCACAATCAGGTATTGAGGAAAAGAAAAGTCGCAAATCACACAGTTAG